From Plasmodium coatneyi strain Hackeri chromosome 7, complete sequence:
aacagaaaaatgaaaaaaaagaaaaaagaagagaattGGTACCATTCCGTTCATGTATTTAATGTACCGTTCGGAATATTTCATTTGCTTTTCAGAATCACTGATTAAAGTAAATAGAATGAGCGAACATTGGATTATATTCTTTGTACCCTTGAGAAATGTCATAATTTATTACGATTTATTTTATGTGAGGATTGGCGATTTTACAATCCTTTTATGTATTATGGAGCTCGATAAAATTCCTCATCATTTCTGCCATCGTTAGTATGTTACGatatttgtttttgtttgGAGCTATGCCCAATAATTGTGTGCACGCCTTTCCCTTTCATGCATTTGTTTTAGTGCGCACAATGAGGAATGTGCGTATGGACGTGACTGTGTATGGGCATACCGGTATCCTTATGACCTTTTATTGCAGCTATATTGTGAATCACgctgtatatacacatgagcGCTATGTTTTagtttccattttaatgAGCGCACAAGAATAAAACTGCCGAATTCATTGGATGAAAAATTTGTTATATTAATCTATAATGAATCCGTCATGGCGTGTGCACATCGCTTTTGTGTCTCACCTTGCATATTAAGGAGCGACTCGCTTTAtgcgcatttttctttttttattattttttcttttcttccctttctccatttgtatgtataaataattcTGCATAAGGGAAAGGTACTCCCAAAAAGCGGATgcggaagaaaggaaggcgAAAGTGCTGACCtcaaagaaatatttatacacgaaaaaagaaattaagaaaattaCGGAGATAAGGACTtgtaaaagaataaatgaacattctgtatttttagtaaaaaattttacaaacaaGTCAAAATGGACTAAAACAATTTACCAACAGGtgaatgaagtgaaaaatttttttaatccttaTTGGCTACACATGAACGTGAGCACTTtagtaaaacaaaaaaaagaaaaaacaaaagaaaaaaataggaagtgGTACAAATGTTGTAACAAATTATGTATTTCACTCAATAAAGGAAAGTGAAATATGATTATCACATTCTATTTCTATTTATGTGccccctccttcatttcAAATACTCTGTAATAAATCATCCATATACAAATActttttacacacattttcttccatttcacacTCTTCAAACAAAACAACGCCAAGGGATtagcatccacaatttggctacaaattgcttcttcctaaggaaagtgttcctAAGTGGGATATTCCAAAGGAAAaccttccttaagaacacattccttaggaacatcaaccatagaaatatcttccttaggaaaattcttccttagaaataaagtcttcctccctaaacgcagaatctgaacatggaacctgctccttaggaacatcttcctcaggaacacattccttatgaacaaaatcttccataggaacaaagtctttctttcctaaacccggaatctgaacttggaacctgctccttaagaacatcttccttaggaatattttcttctttcataaaTTCgtttcccataaattcttgaatcaaaatttcaaaaaagtcttccttagTCAATTGTgcgtcccccttttgacattcgtttaagacttctaaatgaatatcaataatggtgcgTAGGCCAACACCATGACGGTCGGCACGTTTTTTTGGTCTCTTCGTTCTTCCCGTTGGAACAGATCTGGgttgttttcgttcctttactaaggtatattcatgtggaccatcatCTTGGTCCACATGATGAAGGAAATGttcttctaaggaaggaggaccacgtacttgatgagcccttttgtaacgttttcttcttttaccgaggaaaaaatactgcaaaaaaaaggaggggaaaaaattaatttttaggGCGTGGAATGTTGTTCTTAAGACCAGAACACCCAGTATAAAATAAGTGCGAAGTGTTCATCTAAGGTGAAAGAAAGGGGGCTAAAaggtgtcttttttttttttttttcttctttttcttaccttccagaggAGATAACTCATAGCAGAAATGCCAATAAGGACAGGggccaaaggaaggtatggagTAAGATCAGAATGATTTATGGGGTTACTGACTCGGAGTGGAAGAGGGAGGATGCCTCCGGCACCCCCCTTTGGACCACTTCTTCCTGTTTTGACACTCGTAGATGACGATTTTGCTGTTGTTGCGGCGGATGCTGGTTGTGATGGTGTTAGGCCCGAAGATGAGGATGGTACTGGGTTCGGTTCCTGCCCTGCAGGACCCGGTGAGACCTGTCCAGTGGTACCATCGGGAGAAGGACCACTAACTTTAGCATTTTTGTCAGAATCAGGGACGGATGGAATACCTGGAACTTGGGCACTATCAACACCTTGGTGAGTACCACCACTACCAACACTTTCACCACTCGCAACACTAGAAGTACCTGAGGAAGCTGGTTCTTGTGTTGCACCTGGTTGCGCCCCTCCTTCAGTAACTGTAGGACTATTTGCACCTGAGAGGACAATGAAAAAAGAGTGTATTATGTATAATAGGAATTATGGATAAcaatggaattttttccttttttcccttttctttttatttttttcctttttttttcacacttctctttttaattttcaccCTTAGTGTTTTTACCTGGAGGTTGTCCTGCAACACCTGCACCTGAAGTAGGAGTAGTGGTGATGGTTGCATTAATAACAGTGGTTATTGGACCATCAGTCGTTACAAATCAAACACCTCTTTCGTAGCGGCTATCGTCCTCGAAGCCTTTATCAATAGGACTCACTTCAGGGATATTACAAGTGAGTTTAACACCATTCAAAATAATACCATCCTCCGTATTAACAATGTTTTCCTTACCTGGTTGTGCACTATTCTGCGTTACCGGCACGGCAGGTTTCGTAGTTGCTGGTTTAGTGGCTGCAGGTTTGGCCGGTTCTGCAGTCTGATTACATATAGTGTCCAGTGTTCCCATTATTTCCCTATTCGCCTGGAGTTTCGTATTCACTTCATTCCATAGGTCTGTTCCTTCTATGGTGTAATTTGTGCAGTTACTTCTCTCGCATTTTTCACACCCCTTACTAGAACATAGTTCTTCATGAAGACTTTTTCCATCCTTAAATGCTTGCTTTATTCCCTCTTCAGTGCTTTCacacttttcttttaccttctgtaCGTACGCATTAAATGCCAGACAAGCCACGGTAGTCTTAATTTCCCAGTTGGCCTTGGCGTTCCGGCCATCGTTCTGTATATCTTCCGTAATACTGTACACATGGTGTAATCCTCTAACAGTGAATTCACATGCCTTTTTGCTCGTTCCGCCTGATGCATTATTCTCCCAATTACTGCCTTTACAGTATTGGTCCTCATTTTGGATTGCCTTAGATAAGGCGCCCGAAAGGTCGTTAACCCTAGTTTGGATGTCGTCCCCAATACCACCCTGTTCAtgcagaaggaggaagagatatatgtatgtatacgtaATGTATGTAGACAATGTTCAAGgtcgttccttctttttatatataggaCGTATACTATCCATGGCACTGCCCTGAATCTTCATAGATATTAGTGCACCTTACCAAGTTTCTTCCTGTTGCGAGTCCTAGCCACTTCTTTGCTGCAGCGTCTACGCGCGTCTTTAATTCTCCATCGCAAGGATCACTTTCCGGTGCTGGAATTACGGGTGGTAATGGCCGTGCTGGTTCCGgaggaggtggtggtggaggtTGTTGTTGGTGGTGCACAGGGGGGTTAGGAACAGCTTCTTTTATGGTTTCTTCTAACTGTTtgaatatttcttccttttccttttcttcctgttttaATCCTTCCACAACTTTCTGAACAATTCCTTCCAATTTCTTCAGGTCCCCATTACCGGAGACCACTAGATCCTTTCCCCCCGTTTCTGAGCGTGAACGGTCTAAACCCTCTGATGCTTTCTGCGGGAACTTTCCTTTACCCTTTTCGCACCATTCTTTCTTAGTTAATGCTTTCATCATAGTATATAACTCACTTGTGAGAAATAGCTTGCGAGCTTCACCTACCGTATACCTTTCGTTGTCCTTAGGAATCTTAAATGCAGCATCATAAGCACATTTCACATACTTCTCACCTGGATTCATGTCCCCTCTTACACTTCCTACCCCATTAAAGGCGTATTGAATGACTTCCTGCGGTACACAGAACAACTGCATATAATATGTCCAAAAATTCAATAAATCGCAtaagggaatatttttcacttccttctcaCATGGTGTTTGGCCCTGCTTCTGAGTCtggtttttgtttttatattgttCTCCAACTTCGGTAACTATCATTATATTTCTCATCATAATTTCACAGAAACCTTTGTATTCCTTTCGTTTCACCCCACCTTCACTTGCATCATCGTCCTCGCATAATGCCAACATACTATCCAGTTCTTTATAATTATCTTTGTCCGTGCTGGATACACTGCTAGAGAATGTTGTAAACCATTCTTCTATACCAACTgtatagaaggaagaacaaaacaaaaagggggggcatgtacacataatgtACGTactgtgcatatattatgcCTACAGGGTTCCATtaacggaaggaaaaaaaaaattacagatACCCCATATTCATTAGAGTTGTATTTTAAAGTCAAGAACAAATTCTTACGGTCTTCTTTGTCATCAGACCCATCTTTAGTGGTGGTACTACCAGGACATTCATATGGagtcttcttcttttttattttcttctctattTTATCTAATACTGTATCGACATTACCCGCGGGCACATATTGCTTGTTCTCTACtatgtttttcatttcactCTCACTCAtccattccttctccttttcttctgacTTCCTTggtaccttccttttcactttaCCGAATTGCTTCCCTCTGCACCATTCCCCTGCTCTACCTTTTAAATTTACATAATCGGCTATTTGAGAATCCCTACCCTCAACCAACTTTGCCACTGCTTCTCCAACTAAtatatttcctatttttaacTGATCAAAGTTCATCCCTCCACAGATACCATAATTATTAGTAGCTCCCTGAGCCTCAGATCTTCCTCCTGCTATTCTTAATGCATACTCTAAATAATCTTTAAACCAACAGTACTTCTTTAACATTCTAAGCATAACTGTTGTTCCAACTATGCACTTTAAGAATGATTCTTCCTCCGTGTCTTCTTCAAATTCTATCTTTCTCCCTTCCCTTACTTTCAATCCGTTCATATAGAAGAATGTTCTCATTAAGGCTTTGCATATTGGTTTATGGTTATTCTCAATTTCAATCTCATCCGTAGGGTCTTGCGCACAGTACCTTTTTGATATTTCATCCGCATTATCATTCAACCTTCTCATTAACTCACCTACTATTCTTTGTACAT
This genomic window contains:
- a CDS encoding SICA antigen codes for the protein MATILGRILNKWLEDRRKHNSVSVDQRISNNVQRIVGELMRRLNDNADEISKRYCAQDPTDEIEIENNHKPICKALMRTFFYMNGLKVREGRKIEFEEDTEEESFLKCIVGTTVMLRMLKKYCWFKDYLEYALRIAGGRSEAQGATNNYGICGGMNFDQLKIGNILVGEAVAKLVEGRDSQIADYVNLKGRAGEWCRGKQFGKVKRKVPRKSEEKEKEWMSESEMKNIVENKQYVPAGNVDTVLDKIEKKIKKKKTPYECPGSTTTKDGSDDKEDLGIEEWFTTFSSSVSSTDKDNYKELDSMLALCEDDDASEGGVKRKEYKGFCEIMMRNIMIVTEVGEQYKNKNQTQKQGQTPCEKEVKNIPLCDLLNFWTYYMQLFCVPQEVIQYAFNGVGSVRGDMNPGEKYVKCAYDAAFKIPKDNERYTVGEARKLFLTSELYTMMKALTKKEWCEKGKGKFPQKASEGLDRSRSETGGKDLVVSGNGDLKKLEGIVQKVVEGLKQEEKEKEEIFKQLEETIKEAVPNPPVHHQQQPPPPPPPEPARPLPPVIPAPESDPCDGELKTRVDAAAKKWLGLATGRNLGGIGDDIQTRVNDLSGALSKAIQNEDQYCKGSNWENNASGGTSKKACEFTVRGLHHVYSITEDIQNDGRNAKANWEIKTTVACLAFNAYVQKVKEKCESTEEGIKQAFKDGKSLHEELCSSKGCEKCERSNCTNYTIEGTDLWNEVNTKLQANREIMGTLDTICNQTAEPAKPAATKPATTKPAVPVTQNSAQPGKENIVNTEDGIILNGVKLTCNIPEVSPIDKGFEDDSRYERGANSPTVTEGGAQPGATQEPASSGTSSVASGESVGSGGTHQGVDSAQVPGIPSVPDSDKNAKVSGPSPDGTTGQVSPGPAGQEPNPVPSSSSGLTPSQPASAATTAKSSSTSVKTGRSGPKGGAGGILPLPLRVSNPINHSDLTPYLPLAPVLIGISAMSYLLWKYFFLGKRRKRYKRAHQVRGPPSLEEHFLHHVDQDDGPHEYTLVKERKQPRSVPTGRTKRPKKRADRHGVGLRTIIDIHLEVLNECQKGDAQLTKEDFFEILIQEFMGNEFMKEENIPKEDVLKEQVPSSDSGFRKERLCSYGRFCS